The stretch of DNA TGGCGCGAGTTGGGGGCCGCGGTGGCCGCTCTGCACTCCGCCCCGGTCGAGGTTCCCGGGCCCGGTTGGCCGGCCCACAACTTCATCGGCCTTCTGCCTCAGTCCAACGACGACGCGGGCGACTGGCCCGAGTTCTGGTGGACACGACGGCTGGCTCCGCAGATCGAGCTGGCTGCAGGGACTCTGGGTGGGTTGCTGCCCAGGCTGGAACGCCTACGCGACGCGCTCCCCGACCTGCTAGCCGGCGCCCGGGAGGAAGGCCTTTCGCTGCTGCACGGAGACCTGTGGAGTGGCAACGTGGTGTTCGCGCGGGAGGGCGTCGGCGTGAGGGAGCCGGTCGCGAGTCGGGTGGAGCCGGCGGACGCACCGATCGGCGCGCTGATCGACCCCAGCGTCTACGCGGGCCACCGCGAGGTCGACCTGGCCATGGCGGAGCTGTTCGGCGGCTTCCCGCCCGCCTTTTTCGAGGGCTACCAGAAGGAGCGGCCTACGCTACCGGACTACCCCGCTCGACGGCCGATCTACCAGCTCTATTACCTGCTGGTCCACGTGAACCTGTTCGGAGGAGGCTACCTGGCCGGCGTCCGCAATGTCCTGGGACAGCTGTGATTGGATGGCGTGGAAGACAGGCGGTTACCGTCGTCAACTCCTGCGCAGCCAGAAGTGCGTCACTCTTCCACCCTCATCCAGCCAGAAGAGCCAGTAACGGACCACGCTCCCGGCGGTCATCCGGTAAAGCCTCATCTCCGATACTGGATTGCCGAAGTCGTTGACCGTCCCGCTCGGGAGCGACTCCGCACGCAGGAACTCGAACCGATCAAGTTGTCCGAACCACCCGCGAATCTCCTCCCGCATTGACTCCCGCCGCGGGCTATCGAACCAGCGAAGAAACAAGGAGTCGGCGCCCGCGGCGCCCGTAGCGCGGCCTTCCAACAACGTAAGAACGGATCGAACAGACGCGGCGCCCGGCGACGGCGGCTCGGAAATAACAGGCAGGTCTGCATACCCGGAGCCCGGTACCGCAGTGTGCAGCACGAGGTCCCGGATCTGGCCTGGCGACGTGCCGAACTGATTGAAGAAGAAGGCGACGGAGACCGAGTCATCGAGAAAATGTTGTAGCGAAGCCGTAAAGCCCGCGGTCTGCCCGCCGTGACGGACTCGGCGATAGCCACGATACGGCCGCAGATCCCACCCCAGGCCGTACGTGGTCTCCGACCCGTCGTTCAACTTACCCGGCGTCCACATACTGTCCAGCCATTGGCCAGGAAGGACCGTAGCGGCGCGAAGCGCTTGATCCCATTTCGCCAGGTCTTCCAGCGTTGATAAGAGCCCCCCCGCCCCTCCGGTCGTCGCAGGTTGGATCGGATCCCTCGCGAAACGCTGCCCGTCTATCGATCGATACCCTCGCGCGCGTCCGGGTATGATTTCTTCCGGGCTCGCCGGCCGGGTAGAGGCCATCCCGAGCGGCTCGAAAATTCTTTGCTCCAGGAAGGTCCAGAAGTCCACCCCGCTCACCCGACCGACGATCTCGGACAGCAGGAAGTACCCCGTGTTCGAATACCGATAGTCTTCCCCAGGGGCGAAGTCCGGCTCCTCGCTATCGGCGATGGCCACGACATCGAGCGGAGTAAGCACGTCGCGGTATCCATCGTACGTCATGATGGATTCGTAGTCGGGAATCCCCGAGGTGTGCGTGAGCAGGTGGCGGATCGTAACGCCCGCCCAGCGATCCGGGAGGTAATCGAGGTACTGGTCAATGGGATCCAGCAGTGTCAGCCGACCATCTATCGCCAGCATCACGACTGCCACCGCAGTGAACTGCTTGGTGATCGACCCGATTTCGAATGCTG from Gemmatimonadota bacterium encodes:
- a CDS encoding fructosamine kinase family protein codes for the protein MSSAQAVPPGLERAVLAALAGAEPEGDSPAGGSSNLDCRAVSGGCIANALRVSGPGKSSAFLKWAPPRDPAAQTFQAEADGLRALASTGAVRVPRVLGLPAAGDGMGLLLEWLEPTPAKRSSWRELGAAVAALHSAPVEVPGPGWPAHNFIGLLPQSNDDAGDWPEFWWTRRLAPQIELAAGTLGGLLPRLERLRDALPDLLAGAREEGLSLLHGDLWSGNVVFAREGVGVREPVASRVEPADAPIGALIDPSVYAGHREVDLAMAELFGGFPPAFFEGYQKERPTLPDYPARRPIYQLYYLLVHVNLFGGGYLAGVRNVLGQL
- a CDS encoding serine hydrolase domain-containing protein, with product MSFEEMAVEDVVNAGERSDRKVPSARFNAARSRVTRTMCVVVTSLVVASCDYAAGSRDVSADGAADPAQLSHRFTPAKMGEIADSVRAFVDRGGVPAVVWGAFHAGEVVASGAYGHIDLEHRVPASTDAAFEIGSITKQFTAVAVVMLAIDGRLTLLDPIDQYLDYLPDRWAGVTIRHLLTHTSGIPDYESIMTYDGYRDVLTPLDVVAIADSEEPDFAPGEDYRYSNTGYFLLSEIVGRVSGVDFWTFLEQRIFEPLGMASTRPASPEEIIPGRARGYRSIDGQRFARDPIQPATTGGAGGLLSTLEDLAKWDQALRAATVLPGQWLDSMWTPGKLNDGSETTYGLGWDLRPYRGYRRVRHGGQTAGFTASLQHFLDDSVSVAFFFNQFGTSPGQIRDLVLHTAVPGSGYADLPVISEPPSPGAASVRSVLTLLEGRATGAAGADSLFLRWFDSPRRESMREEIRGWFGQLDRFEFLRAESLPSGTVNDFGNPVSEMRLYRMTAGSVVRYWLFWLDEGGRVTHFWLRRS